The genome window CAATCTCAAACCTTTTCAATCGGAACGTGTTCTTGCTATTTGCTCTGCTTACAACGGCTTGACCGGAAGGCAGATATCAAAGATAAATTTATTTTCCGGATTGTCCTTGGGGTCGCCGTAATAAAGCTCATAACACGGCTGGTCTTCAGGCTGATACCCG of Deltaproteobacteria bacterium contains these proteins:
- a CDS encoding GyrI-like domain-containing protein, translated to MLEKITGTSDLSRRKERPGELREAHDAFFEKWLPESGYQPEDQPCYELYYGDPKDNPENKFIFDICLPVKPL